From the genome of Geobacter sp. SVR, one region includes:
- the rplB gene encoding 50S ribosomal protein L2, protein MGIKSYKPTSAGRRHQTCSTFEEITTSTPEKSLLIKLKKTGGRNSYGRVTSRHQGGGHKQKYRIIDFRRDKLSIPAKVASIEYDPYRSARIALLHYVDGEKRYILAPLDLNVGDTIVSGPEADIKPGNALPLKAIPLGTIIHNVELKIGKGAQLARSAGTFAQLMAKEGRYSQVKLPSGEVRMVLQDCYATIGQVGNLDHEKINIGKAGRSRWLGKRPKVRGVAMNPVDHPHGGGEGRTSGGRHPVTPWGIPTKGYKTRTNKSSDRFIVKKRSK, encoded by the coding sequence ATGGGAATCAAAAGTTATAAGCCAACATCGGCAGGCCGCAGACATCAGACCTGCTCGACTTTTGAAGAGATTACAACGTCTACGCCTGAAAAATCTCTTCTCATAAAACTGAAGAAGACTGGCGGCAGGAACTCGTATGGTCGGGTAACTTCGCGTCATCAGGGCGGTGGGCATAAACAGAAATATCGTATAATCGATTTTCGCCGCGACAAGCTGAGTATTCCGGCCAAAGTGGCCAGCATCGAGTACGATCCCTATCGTAGCGCACGCATTGCTCTCCTGCACTATGTCGATGGCGAGAAGCGTTATATCCTGGCACCTCTTGATCTCAATGTCGGTGATACCATTGTCAGTGGTCCCGAAGCCGATATCAAGCCGGGCAACGCACTTCCGCTGAAAGCCATTCCGCTCGGCACGATCATCCACAACGTGGAACTGAAGATCGGTAAAGGCGCCCAGCTCGCGAGAAGCGCTGGAACTTTCGCACAGCTCATGGCTAAAGAGGGGCGTTACTCTCAGGTTAAGTTGCCTTCAGGGGAAGTTCGGATGGTTTTGCAGGATTGCTACGCAACCATCGGCCAGGTAGGCAACCTTGATCATGAGAAGATCAACATCGGTAAAGCCGGCCGTTCCCGTTGGCTCGGCAAACGTCCTAAAGTTCGCGGTGTAGCCATGAACCCGGTCGACCATCCCCATGGCGGCGGTGAGGGACGTACCTCCGGCGGTCGTCATCCTGTTACTCCGTGGGGTATCCCCACCAAGGGTTACAAGACTCGTACCAACAAGTCTTCCGACCGCTTCATTGTGAAGAAGCGCAGCAAATAA
- the rpsJ gene encoding 30S ribosomal protein S10 has product MQSQKIRIRLKAYDHKLLDVSVNEIVDTAKRTGARVAGPIPLPTVINKYCVLRGPHVDKKSRDQFEIRTHKRLIDILDPTQQTVDALMKLDLSAGVDVEIKL; this is encoded by the coding sequence ATGCAGAGCCAGAAGATCAGAATTCGCCTTAAGGCATACGACCATAAATTGTTGGATGTATCCGTCAACGAGATTGTTGATACCGCTAAGCGGACGGGAGCACGTGTTGCGGGGCCGATCCCGTTGCCGACCGTAATCAACAAGTACTGCGTACTGCGTGGGCCGCACGTTGATAAGAAATCGCGTGATCAGTTTGAAATTCGGACTCACAAAAGGCTTATTGATATTCTCGATCCGACGCAGCAGACGGTCGATGCGCTCATGAAGCTGGATCTGTCCGCTGGCGTCGATGTAGAAATCAAACTATAA
- the fusA gene encoding elongation factor G, producing MPRLSPLEQYRNIGIMAHIDAGKTTTTERILYYTGVSHKIGEVHDGTATMDWMEQEQERGITITSAATTCNWRDSRINIIDTPGHVDFTIEVERSLRVLDGAVAVFCSVGGVEPQSETVWRQADKYGVPRIAFINKMDRIGADFFRGVQMIKDRLKANPLPIQLPIGKEEYFKGVIDLVRMKGIVWEDESLGAKFNEIDIPADLVDEANEYREKMIEEIASHDDALMEKYLGGEELSEDEIMGAIRSCTINIKICPVICGSSFKNKGVQNLLDAVVDYMPSPVDIPAIKGVDVDSGAEIERKASDSEPFSALGFKIMTDPFVGQLTFFRVYSGVVNAGSYVYNSTKGKKERIGRILKMHANKREEIKEVYAGDIAAAVGLKYTTTGDTLCDEDHQVILESIEFPDPVIDIAIEPKTKADQEKLGLSLQKLASEDPSFRVKTDVETGQTIISGMGELHLEIIVDRLMREFKVEANVGKPQVAYRETITKKVKAEGKFVRQSGGRGQFGHVWLEIEPQEPGKGYEFVDAIKGGVVPREYIPAVDKGIQEALDNGVMAGFPVVDLKVTLIDGSYHEVDSSEMAFKIAGSMGFKEGCQKASPIILEPIMSVEVVVPEEYMGDIIGDLNSRRGRIMGMDSRAGAQVVSAMVPLASMFGYSTDMRSATQGRATYSMTFDHYEPVPKSVAEEIVAKVKG from the coding sequence GTGCCCCGTTTATCACCGCTTGAACAATACAGAAATATCGGAATCATGGCTCACATTGACGCCGGAAAAACGACGACGACTGAGCGTATTCTCTACTACACGGGTGTCTCGCACAAGATAGGCGAGGTTCATGACGGCACCGCCACCATGGACTGGATGGAGCAGGAGCAGGAGCGTGGTATTACCATTACTTCCGCTGCCACCACCTGTAACTGGCGTGACAGCCGTATCAATATTATTGACACCCCGGGTCACGTTGATTTCACTATCGAGGTTGAGCGTTCCCTTCGCGTGCTCGATGGTGCTGTGGCTGTGTTCTGCTCTGTCGGTGGTGTTGAGCCGCAGTCGGAGACTGTCTGGCGTCAGGCTGACAAATATGGCGTTCCCCGTATAGCGTTCATCAATAAGATGGACCGCATTGGCGCCGATTTTTTCCGCGGCGTACAGATGATCAAGGACCGTTTGAAGGCGAATCCGCTTCCCATTCAACTGCCTATCGGCAAAGAGGAGTATTTCAAAGGTGTCATCGATCTCGTGCGGATGAAGGGGATCGTCTGGGAAGATGAGTCGCTCGGCGCCAAATTCAACGAGATAGATATTCCGGCTGACTTGGTTGACGAGGCTAACGAATATCGCGAGAAGATGATTGAAGAGATCGCCAGCCACGATGATGCTTTGATGGAGAAGTATCTTGGCGGCGAAGAGTTGTCCGAAGACGAAATCATGGGTGCGATTCGTTCGTGCACCATTAACATCAAGATCTGTCCGGTAATCTGCGGTTCCTCCTTCAAAAACAAAGGTGTGCAGAACCTGCTGGATGCCGTTGTCGATTATATGCCTTCTCCTGTCGATATTCCCGCCATCAAGGGTGTCGATGTTGACAGTGGCGCTGAAATTGAGCGTAAGGCTTCTGATTCTGAGCCCTTCTCTGCCTTGGGGTTCAAGATCATGACCGACCCCTTTGTTGGCCAGCTGACCTTCTTCCGTGTGTACTCGGGTGTGGTCAATGCCGGCTCATATGTATATAACTCCACCAAGGGCAAGAAAGAGCGCATCGGCCGCATCCTGAAAATGCACGCAAACAAGCGTGAGGAAATCAAGGAAGTCTATGCTGGTGATATCGCCGCCGCTGTTGGTCTGAAGTATACCACTACCGGCGATACTCTTTGCGATGAAGACCATCAGGTCATTCTGGAGTCGATTGAATTTCCTGATCCGGTTATCGACATCGCCATTGAACCCAAGACCAAGGCAGACCAGGAGAAACTGGGACTCAGCCTGCAGAAGCTTGCCAGCGAGGACCCTTCTTTCCGCGTGAAGACCGATGTGGAAACCGGTCAGACCATCATCTCCGGTATGGGTGAACTACACCTCGAGATCATCGTCGATCGTCTGATGCGGGAATTCAAGGTGGAAGCAAACGTCGGCAAGCCTCAGGTTGCCTACCGTGAGACGATCACGAAGAAGGTCAAGGCAGAGGGCAAATTTGTTCGCCAGTCCGGCGGCCGTGGACAGTTCGGTCACGTGTGGCTCGAAATCGAACCACAGGAGCCTGGCAAGGGTTACGAATTCGTCGACGCCATCAAAGGCGGTGTCGTTCCTCGCGAGTACATTCCTGCAGTTGACAAGGGTATTCAGGAAGCTCTCGACAATGGTGTCATGGCAGGTTTCCCTGTCGTTGACCTCAAAGTAACTCTGATCGATGGTTCCTACCACGAAGTCGACTCTTCCGAGATGGCATTCAAGATTGCTGGCTCCATGGGCTTCAAGGAAGGCTGTCAGAAGGCTTCGCCCATTATCCTCGAGCCGATCATGTCTGTGGAAGTCGTTGTGCCTGAAGAATATATGGGAGATATCATCGGTGACCTCAACTCCCGCCGTGGCCGCATCATGGGTATGGATTCACGTGCCGGCGCACAAGTCGTCAGCGCCATGGTGCCCCTCGCATCAATGTTTGGTTACTCTACCGATATGCGGTCCGCTACTCAAGGGCGTGCTACCTACTCCATGACCTTTGACCACTACGAGCCGGTACCCAAATCGGTAGCTGAAGAAATCGTCGCAAAAGTAAAAGGTTAA
- a CDS encoding type Z 30S ribosomal protein S14 — MAKVSMIIKSQRKPKFQVQQHNRCTVCGRPKAFYRKFKMCRICLRKYASTGQIPGVTKSSW, encoded by the coding sequence GTGGCAAAAGTTTCAATGATCATCAAATCCCAGCGTAAGCCTAAGTTTCAGGTTCAACAGCACAACCGTTGTACTGTTTGTGGCCGGCCCAAGGCATTTTATCGCAAGTTTAAAATGTGCAGGATTTGCCTTCGTAAATATGCCTCTACAGGCCAGATCCCCGGCGTGACCAAGTCTAGCTGGTAA
- the rpsH gene encoding 30S ribosomal protein S8, with product MSMTDPIADMLTRIRNANMVKHQKVDIPSSTLKVNIATVLKQEGFIKNYKVISDNLQGVLRIYLKYIDEKDSVINEIKRVSKPGGRVYVKSEDIPVVKSGLGVAILSTSKGIITDNAARKAGVGGEILCTVW from the coding sequence ATGTCCATGACAGATCCAATCGCCGATATGTTGACCCGAATCAGGAATGCCAACATGGTGAAGCATCAGAAAGTTGATATTCCTTCTTCAACCTTGAAAGTTAACATTGCAACCGTCCTCAAGCAGGAAGGTTTCATCAAGAATTACAAGGTCATCTCCGATAATCTGCAGGGGGTCCTCAGGATCTACCTCAAGTACATTGACGAGAAAGACTCTGTAATTAATGAAATCAAGCGGGTCAGCAAGCCGGGCGGCCGGGTATATGTTAAATCCGAAGATATACCTGTTGTTAAAAGCGGCCTTGGTGTGGCGATTCTTTCCACCTCCAAGGGCATCATTACCGACAATGCCGCCCGTAAGGCAGGCGTTGGCGGCGAGATTCTCTGCACCGTCTGGTAA
- the rpmC gene encoding 50S ribosomal protein L29: MKPNELRKLSAEELAAKKGDLTQELFNLKFQLHTGRLENSAKLKNIRQDIARINTILTENKA, from the coding sequence ATGAAGCCTAATGAGCTGCGCAAATTGTCTGCCGAAGAACTGGCTGCAAAAAAGGGTGATCTTACCCAGGAACTCTTTAACCTCAAGTTCCAGTTGCATACCGGCAGACTCGAAAATTCCGCCAAGTTGAAAAACATCCGCCAGGATATAGCCAGAATCAATACAATTCTGACCGAGAACAAGGCATAG
- the rpsC gene encoding 30S ribosomal protein S3 — protein MGQKINPIGFRLGVIKTWDSKWYAEADYATLLHEDLKIRSFLKKRLYSSGVSKIEIERAANKTKINIFTARPGLIIGKKGSEVETIKKELSSLTSKEIFININEVRKPELDAQLVAENVALQLERRIAFRRAMKKSVTSALKFGAKGIRITCSGRLGGAEMSRTEWYREGRVPLHTLRADIDYGFAEAKTTYGLIGVKVLIFKGEILPGQ, from the coding sequence TTGGGACAAAAAATTAACCCGATAGGTTTCAGGCTTGGTGTCATTAAGACGTGGGACTCCAAATGGTATGCAGAAGCGGATTATGCGACTCTCTTGCATGAAGATCTCAAGATCCGGTCTTTTCTCAAGAAGCGTCTGTATAGCTCGGGCGTTTCCAAAATCGAGATCGAGCGCGCTGCCAATAAGACCAAGATCAATATATTCACTGCGAGACCCGGTCTCATAATCGGCAAAAAAGGCTCCGAGGTTGAAACAATCAAAAAAGAATTGTCCAGCCTCACCTCTAAAGAAATCTTCATCAACATCAATGAAGTGAGGAAGCCGGAACTCGACGCTCAGTTGGTTGCCGAAAACGTTGCCCTGCAGCTTGAGCGCAGGATCGCTTTCCGCCGTGCCATGAAAAAGAGCGTGACGTCGGCCCTGAAATTTGGCGCCAAAGGCATTCGGATCACCTGTTCCGGCCGTCTTGGCGGCGCTGAAATGTCCCGCACCGAGTGGTACCGTGAAGGACGGGTTCCTTTGCACACCCTGCGTGCCGATATTGATTACGGTTTTGCCGAAGCAAAGACGACCTATGGGCTGATTGGCGTAAAGGTGCTCATTTTCAAAGGTGAAATTCTTCCCGGTCAATAA
- the rplV gene encoding 50S ribosomal protein L22 translates to MESSAKLTSIRLSPRKTRLVVDLVRGKGIQEALNTLRFLPQPSAKLISKLLKSAVANAEQKGVADVDRLFVKTIYVDGGAVLKRFLPRAMGRASKIRKPTSHISVTLSDSSK, encoded by the coding sequence ATGGAATCCAGCGCAAAACTGACATCAATACGCCTATCTCCGCGCAAGACTCGACTTGTTGTCGATCTCGTCAGAGGTAAAGGTATTCAGGAGGCACTTAACACTCTTCGTTTTCTTCCGCAGCCTTCTGCAAAACTCATCAGCAAATTGCTGAAGTCTGCAGTTGCCAACGCGGAACAGAAGGGTGTTGCCGATGTAGACCGTCTTTTTGTAAAGACTATTTATGTCGATGGCGGGGCCGTGCTCAAACGCTTCTTGCCGAGAGCAATGGGCAGGGCGAGCAAGATCCGTAAACCGACTAGTCATATTAGCGTTACTCTTTCAGATTCTTCGAAATAG
- the rplD gene encoding 50S ribosomal protein L4, which yields MPSIAVFNMDRQQVGELTLSEEIFNAEVKEHLMHLALRIQLANRRAGTVKTKNRSEVAGSNKKPFKQKGTGNARQGNIRAPQYPGGGVAFGPQPKEYNLSMNKKARNAALRSALSFQFKNERITVMDKLDFDSISTKAFAGFLKRFDIERSLIITDNFSNNLQLSCRNVPHVKLLKYDALNIHDMLKYKNIIITQGAVQSVEGALQK from the coding sequence ATGCCTTCGATAGCAGTTTTCAATATGGACCGGCAGCAGGTAGGAGAGCTTACGCTGTCAGAAGAAATCTTCAACGCTGAGGTCAAAGAGCATTTGATGCATCTTGCTCTTCGCATTCAACTCGCGAATCGCCGCGCTGGAACAGTGAAGACGAAAAACCGGTCAGAAGTTGCAGGCAGTAACAAGAAGCCTTTCAAGCAAAAAGGCACCGGCAATGCTCGTCAAGGTAATATTCGCGCTCCGCAGTATCCCGGCGGCGGCGTAGCTTTTGGCCCCCAGCCCAAGGAATACAACCTGAGCATGAATAAAAAGGCCCGCAATGCCGCTCTGCGTTCGGCTCTGTCGTTCCAGTTCAAGAACGAGCGTATCACCGTGATGGATAAACTTGACTTTGATTCCATCTCCACCAAAGCTTTTGCAGGTTTCTTGAAGCGTTTCGACATTGAACGGTCTCTGATTATCACCGATAATTTTTCCAATAATCTTCAGCTTTCATGTCGCAACGTTCCGCATGTAAAGTTACTGAAATATGATGCTCTTAATATTCACGACATGCTCAAATACAAGAACATCATCATTACTCAGGGCGCGGTGCAATCCGTTGAAGGAGCGCTTCAGAAATGA
- the rplX gene encoding 50S ribosomal protein L24 gives MQASKSHVSKGETVMVIAGKEKNKTGKIVQLLPKKDSVIVEGLNIVKRHVKARGNEPGGIKEKEAAIHISNVMPYCSKCSKPVRARRVVLENGEKQRTCAKCGNVFEK, from the coding sequence ATGCAAGCCTCTAAATCTCACGTCAGTAAGGGTGAAACGGTAATGGTTATTGCCGGTAAGGAGAAGAACAAGACCGGTAAGATTGTTCAGCTTCTGCCCAAAAAAGATAGCGTCATCGTTGAAGGGCTGAATATTGTAAAGCGCCATGTGAAAGCCCGTGGCAACGAGCCAGGCGGGATCAAGGAGAAAGAAGCCGCGATCCACATCTCCAATGTTATGCCATACTGCTCAAAGTGCTCCAAACCCGTAAGAGCGCGGCGTGTTGTGCTGGAAAATGGCGAAAAACAGCGAACCTGCGCTAAATGCGGGAATGTTTTCGAGAAATAG
- the rplN gene encoding 50S ribosomal protein L14 encodes MIQMQSILDVADNSGAKKLFCIKVLGGSKRKYAGIGDIIVASVREALPNSKVKKGDVVKVVIVRTAKELGRPDGSYIRFDDNSGVVINNANEPVGTRIFGPVARELRAKKFMKIISLAPEVL; translated from the coding sequence ATGATACAGATGCAGTCAATATTGGATGTCGCCGATAACTCCGGCGCAAAGAAACTGTTCTGCATTAAGGTGCTTGGTGGTTCCAAGCGCAAGTATGCGGGAATCGGCGACATCATTGTTGCCTCGGTTCGTGAGGCTCTGCCGAATTCCAAGGTAAAAAAAGGCGATGTTGTAAAGGTTGTCATTGTTAGAACGGCCAAGGAACTGGGACGTCCGGATGGCTCTTACATCCGCTTCGACGACAATTCCGGGGTTGTCATCAACAACGCCAACGAGCCGGTCGGCACCCGTATCTTCGGCCCCGTTGCCAGAGAGCTGCGTGCTAAAAAGTTTATGAAAATTATTTCCCTCGCACCTGAAGTACTTTAA
- the rpsQ gene encoding 30S ribosomal protein S17, translating to MSERGHRRTQVGVVVSDKMNKTVVVKVDRLVKHPVYNKYIKRSVTYKVHDENNSCKVGDRVQIIECRPLSKDKRWNLKQISE from the coding sequence ATGAGTGAACGCGGTCACAGAAGAACTCAGGTTGGTGTTGTAGTAAGCGATAAAATGAACAAGACTGTCGTCGTCAAGGTTGACCGTCTTGTCAAACATCCTGTCTACAATAAATATATTAAGCGCAGCGTGACTTACAAAGTCCACGATGAAAATAACAGCTGCAAGGTTGGCGATCGCGTTCAGATAATCGAGTGCCGCCCTTTGAGTAAAGACAAACGCTGGAACCTGAAGCAAATCAGTGAATAA
- the rplC gene encoding 50S ribosomal protein L3, with translation MKKGIIGKKLGMTQIFTEDGTCLPVTVIQAGPCVVTQKKTSATDGYNAIQVGFQSINAAGANKPQLGHCTKSGQGVFRHLREFKFENSADLNVGDALNVDQFAAGDYVDVTGTSIGKGFQGVIKRYNFAGGRASHGSRFHRAPGSIGCSATPSRVFKNKKMPGQMGNAKVTVQRLQVVRVDADQNLLLIKGAVPGHRNNIVLIKNSVKAIK, from the coding sequence ATGAAAAAAGGCATCATTGGAAAAAAACTGGGTATGACCCAGATATTCACCGAAGACGGAACCTGTTTGCCCGTCACCGTAATTCAGGCTGGCCCCTGCGTGGTCACCCAGAAGAAGACCTCTGCCACCGACGGATACAATGCCATCCAGGTCGGCTTCCAGTCAATTAACGCTGCCGGTGCCAACAAACCGCAACTTGGCCACTGTACAAAGTCCGGCCAGGGTGTTTTCAGGCATCTGCGCGAGTTTAAATTCGAAAACTCTGCGGACCTTAACGTGGGCGATGCACTGAATGTCGATCAGTTTGCCGCAGGCGATTATGTCGATGTTACCGGAACCAGCATCGGTAAAGGTTTCCAGGGTGTTATCAAACGCTACAATTTTGCTGGCGGCCGGGCATCTCACGGTTCACGCTTCCATCGTGCGCCCGGTTCCATCGGTTGTTCGGCTACCCCTTCCCGTGTTTTCAAAAACAAAAAAATGCCGGGACAGATGGGTAATGCCAAAGTCACTGTTCAGCGACTGCAAGTAGTACGAGTGGATGCTGACCAGAACCTGCTCCTGATCAAGGGCGCCGTTCCGGGGCATCGTAACAATATCGTTCTCATCAAAAACAGCGTTAAAGCAATCAAGTAA
- the rplP gene encoding 50S ribosomal protein L16: MLMPKRVKHRKQMKGRMTGKPCRGITLSFGEYGIQATECGWLDSRQIEAARIAMTRYIKRGGKIWIRIFPDKPLTSKPAETRMGKGKGSPDSWVAVVKPGTILYEMEGVSEEIAREALRLAAHKLPISTKFIARGESNEA; encoded by the coding sequence ATGTTAATGCCGAAGCGGGTTAAGCATAGAAAACAGATGAAAGGGCGTATGACCGGCAAACCGTGCCGCGGTATTACCCTTTCCTTCGGAGAGTATGGTATTCAAGCCACTGAGTGTGGTTGGCTGGATTCGCGTCAAATTGAAGCTGCCCGTATTGCCATGACTCGTTATATAAAGAGGGGTGGTAAGATCTGGATTCGTATTTTTCCTGATAAACCGCTTACGTCAAAACCGGCTGAGACCAGGATGGGTAAAGGCAAAGGTTCGCCCGACTCCTGGGTTGCCGTTGTCAAGCCCGGAACCATTCTCTATGAGATGGAGGGCGTTTCCGAAGAGATAGCTCGTGAGGCGCTCAGACTCGCAGCTCACAAACTGCCTATCTCTACCAAGTTTATCGCCAGGGGTGAAAGCAATGAAGCCTAA
- the rplE gene encoding 50S ribosomal protein L5, with protein sequence MARLKELYHKEVAQKLQNDFNYKNVMEVPKIVKVVVNMGLGEAIQNIKILDSAAAELNAITGQKSVITKAKKSIATFKLRQGMPIGCMVTLRRDRMYEFLDRLMNVSLARVRDFKGVSGKAFDGKGNYTLGVKEQLIFPEINYDTVDKIKGMNITIVTSAKTDEEGKALLKYLGMPFRN encoded by the coding sequence ATGGCTCGTTTGAAGGAACTTTACCATAAAGAAGTAGCCCAGAAGCTTCAGAATGACTTTAACTACAAAAATGTCATGGAAGTCCCCAAGATCGTCAAAGTTGTCGTGAACATGGGATTGGGCGAGGCTATCCAGAATATAAAGATCCTGGATTCTGCGGCAGCCGAACTGAACGCCATCACTGGTCAGAAATCGGTGATCACCAAGGCCAAGAAATCCATCGCTACATTCAAACTTCGTCAGGGAATGCCGATCGGTTGCATGGTTACGTTGCGCCGTGACAGAATGTACGAATTCCTCGACCGCCTCATGAACGTCTCCCTTGCACGCGTACGTGACTTTAAAGGCGTTTCCGGCAAGGCCTTCGACGGAAAAGGCAACTACACCCTTGGTGTTAAAGAGCAGCTCATATTTCCCGAAATCAATTATGATACCGTTGACAAGATCAAGGGTATGAATATAACGATAGTTACCAGCGCCAAAACCGATGAAGAGGGCAAAGCGCTCCTTAAGTACCTGGGCATGCCGTTCAGGAACTAA
- the tuf gene encoding elongation factor Tu — protein MAKAKFERTKPHVNIGTIGHVDHGKTTLTAAITKVLAGKGQAEFKAFDQIDNAPEERERGITIATAHVEYETDKRHYAHVDCPGHADYVKNMITGAAQMDGAILVVSAADGPMPQTREHILLARQVGVPYMVVFLNKADMVDDAELLELVELEIRELLSSYDFPGDDIPIIKGSALQGLNGEKGELAEPAIMALMDAVDAYIPDPERAIDKPFLMPVEDVFSISGRGTVATGRVERGIVKVGEEVEIVGMKATAKTTVTGVEMFRKLLDEGRAGDNIGALLRGVKREDIERGQVLAKPGSITPHTKFKAEAYILTKEEGGRHTPFFNGYRPQFYFRTTDVTGVAELPAGIEMVMPGDNVAMTVKLITPIAMDEGLRFAIREGGRTVGAGVVSSIVE, from the coding sequence ATGGCGAAGGCTAAATTCGAGCGTACTAAACCTCATGTTAACATTGGCACGATCGGTCACGTAGACCACGGCAAGACCACTCTGACTGCAGCTATCACCAAGGTGCTTGCAGGCAAGGGTCAGGCCGAGTTCAAGGCCTTTGATCAAATCGACAACGCCCCTGAAGAGCGCGAGCGTGGTATCACCATTGCCACCGCCCACGTGGAATACGAAACCGACAAGCGTCACTATGCGCACGTCGACTGCCCCGGCCACGCCGACTACGTAAAGAACATGATCACCGGTGCTGCACAGATGGACGGCGCCATCCTGGTCGTGTCCGCCGCTGACGGCCCCATGCCGCAGACCCGCGAGCACATCCTGCTGGCCCGTCAGGTTGGTGTACCCTACATGGTCGTCTTCCTCAACAAGGCCGACATGGTTGATGACGCCGAACTGCTGGAGCTGGTAGAACTCGAAATCCGCGAGCTGCTCTCCAGCTACGACTTCCCCGGCGACGATATCCCCATCATCAAAGGTTCCGCTCTGCAGGGCCTCAACGGTGAAAAGGGCGAGCTGGCCGAGCCGGCCATCATGGCTCTGATGGACGCTGTCGACGCCTACATTCCGGATCCGGAGCGCGCCATCGACAAACCGTTCCTCATGCCGGTAGAAGACGTCTTCTCGATCTCCGGTCGTGGTACCGTGGCCACCGGTCGCGTTGAGCGCGGCATCGTCAAAGTTGGCGAAGAAGTTGAAATCGTCGGCATGAAAGCCACCGCGAAGACCACCGTCACCGGCGTTGAAATGTTCCGCAAACTGCTCGACGAAGGTCGTGCCGGCGACAACATCGGCGCACTGCTGCGCGGCGTCAAGCGTGAAGATATTGAGCGCGGCCAGGTACTTGCCAAGCCGGGTTCCATCACCCCGCACACCAAATTCAAGGCCGAAGCCTACATCCTCACCAAGGAAGAAGGCGGTCGCCACACCCCGTTCTTCAACGGCTATCGTCCGCAGTTCTACTTCCGTACAACTGACGTAACCGGTGTAGCAGAATTGCCTGCCGGCATCGAAATGGTTATGCCCGGCGACAACGTCGCCATGACCGTCAAACTGATCACCCCGATTGCCATGGACGAAGGTCTGCGTTTCGCCATCCGTGAAGGTGGCCGTACCGTTGGCGCCGGCGTCGTCAGCTCGATTGTTGAATAA
- the rpsS gene encoding 30S ribosomal protein S19: protein MARSIKKGPFVDQHLIKKVETEGPSSKKVIKTWSRRSTITPDFIGLSLAVHNGRKFIPVYVTENMVGHKLGEFAPTRTFHGHAADKKSKVKK from the coding sequence ATGGCGCGTTCAATAAAAAAAGGTCCCTTTGTGGATCAGCACCTGATAAAAAAAGTTGAAACCGAAGGTCCCAGTTCCAAAAAAGTAATCAAGACCTGGTCGCGCCGCTCGACCATTACACCCGATTTCATCGGGCTCAGTCTGGCTGTCCATAATGGCCGCAAGTTTATTCCGGTATATGTCACTGAGAATATGGTTGGTCATAAACTGGGGGAGTTTGCTCCTACCCGGACTTTCCATGGTCATGCTGCTGATAAAAAGAGCAAAGTTAAGAAGTAG
- the rplW gene encoding 50S ribosomal protein L23, whose translation MNIYSVIKKPHVTEKTSLGSDSTNTVAVVVDKDANKIEIKQAVETLFKVKVDDVRTVNVAGKVKRFGRNFGKQSNWKKAYVTLAEGQSLDFFEV comes from the coding sequence ATGAATATTTACTCAGTGATCAAAAAGCCACATGTAACCGAAAAGACCTCACTTGGCAGCGATTCCACCAACACGGTTGCCGTTGTTGTTGATAAGGATGCCAACAAAATTGAGATCAAGCAGGCAGTTGAAACCTTGTTCAAAGTCAAGGTTGACGATGTCAGGACGGTAAATGTCGCTGGCAAAGTAAAACGGTTCGGACGTAATTTCGGTAAACAGTCAAACTGGAAAAAAGCCTACGTGACCCTCGCAGAGGGTCAGTCCTTAGATTTCTTTGAGGTTTAA